Proteins from one Lonchura striata isolate bLonStr1 chromosome 28, bLonStr1.mat, whole genome shotgun sequence genomic window:
- the PEX11G gene encoding peroxisomal membrane protein 11C: MAAGALWGLVAALETHRGRDRAVRALSYGCQLAGAALPGPAGLPGALLAASAQLSSCRTALRLFDDLAMLRHSCSYGLGPEGEDALVRGLSVLCNVANQLYYPCEHLAWAADVGIVRAGSRRWWARSTALWGCALLLGILRSLRILCQLRRKLSQHKCTSSPQQQQKLRAQVKAEVLSILMDTADLSNAIHWLPPGFLWAGKFPPWLVGLLGTISSLIGIYQASRGANSEAV; encoded by the exons ATGGCGGCGGGCGCGCTCTGGGGGCTCGTGGCCGCGCTGGAGACGCACCGGGGCCGCGACCGGGCG GTCCGGGCGCTGTCCTACGGCTGCCAGCTGGCgggggcagcgctgcccggccccgcggggctgcccggggcgCTCCTGGCCGCctctgcccagctcagctcctgccgCACCGCCCTGCGCCTCTTCGACGACCTGGCCATGCTCCGCCACAGCTGCAGCTACGGGCTGGGCCCCGAG GGCGAGGACGCGCTGGTGCGGGGGCTCTCGGTGCTCTGTAACGTGGCTAACCAGCTCTACTACCCCTGCGAGCACCTGGCGTGGGCGGCGGATGTCGGCATCGTCCGCGCCGGCTCCCGGCGCTGGTGGGCGCGGAGCACGGCgctgtggggctgtgccctgctcctgggcatcCTGCG GTCCCTGAGAATCTTGTGCCAGTTAAGAAGGAAACTGAGCCAGCACAAGTG CACTTCTtcacctcagcagcagcagaagctgagAGCCCAGGTGAAGGCTGAAGTTCTGAGCATCCTCATGGACACAGCAGATCTTTCCAACGCCATCCACTGGCTGCCTCCAGGGTTCCTCTGGGCAGGAAAGTTCCCTCCTTGGCTGGTAGGACTCCTGGGGACCATCTCCTCCCTGATTGGAATCTACCAGGCATCAAGAGGAGCAAATTCTGAAGCTGTTTAA
- the LOC110479627 gene encoding ectoderm-neural cortex protein 1 codes for MSVSSHENRKSRSSSGSMNIHLFHKPGHADSLLTQLNLLRQQNLFTDVVLRAGNQSFPCHRAVLAACSRYFNAMFSGGLKESRDAEVNFHDSLHPEVLELLLDYAYSARVLINEENAESLLEAGDMLQFQDIRDASADFLEKNLYPGNCLNMLLLSDAHCCERLLELSWRMALANFTSLCKTEDFLRLPKDKLLELVESEELEVEDETLVYEAVIGWIRYDLPRRHEVLPELLRSVRLALLPEPYLRKQVACEKLVTSHKLGEEIVADAVRCKMKILQNDGLVTGCCARPRKVSQALLLLGGQTFMCDKIYMLDHKTSEIIPRADIPSPRKECSACAIGCKVYITGGKGSENGASRDVWVYDTLHDEWAKAAPMLVARFGHGSAELDHCLYVVGGHTAMNGAFPASPSVSLKQVEHYDPQLDKWSLVAPLREGVSNAAVVGAKMKLFVFGGTSANQNKLPKVQCFDPCQNRWTVPASCPQPWRYTAAAVVGSHVIVIGGDTEFSASSAYRFHSDTFQWSKFGDVTAKCISCRAVTSGNRLYVVGGYCGAQRCKTLDCYDPSSDTWSSVTTVPYSLIPTAFVSTWKYLSA; via the coding sequence ATGTCCGTCAGCAGCCACGAGAACCGGAAATCCCGCTCGAGCTCGGGCTCCATGAACATCCACCTCTTCCACAAACCGGGCCACGCCGACAGCCTCCTCACCCAACTGAACCTGCTCCGCCAGCAGAACCTCTTCACCGACGTGGTGCTGCGGGCAGGCAACCAGAGCTTCCCCTGCCACCGCGCCGTCCTGGCCGCCTGCAGCCGCTACTTCAACGCCATGTTCAGCGGGGGCCTGAAGGAGAGCAGAGATGCCGAGGTCAACTTCCACGACTCGCTGCACCCcgaggtgctggagctgctgctggactacGCTTACTCAGCCCGGGTGCTGATCAACGAGGAGAACGCGGAGTCCCTGCTGGAGGCCGGGGACATGCTGCAGTTCCAGGATATCCGGGATGCTTCGGCTGACTTTCTGGAGAAGAATCTCTACCCTGGGAACTGCCTGAACATGCtcctgctgtctgatgcccACTGCTGCGAGCGGCTGCTGGAGCTGTCCTGGAGGATGGCTTTGGCCAACTTCACCTCTCTCTGCAAGACTGAAGATTTCCTCCGACTGCCCAAAGAcaagctgctggagctggtggagaGCGAGGAGCTGGAGGTGGAGGATGAGACGCTGGTCTATGAAGCCGTTATAGGCTGGATCCGCTACGATTTGCCCCGACGCCATGAAGTTCTGCCCGAGCTGCTGCGCTCCGTCcgcctggccctgctgcccgaGCCCTACCTGCGGAAGCAGGTGGCCTGTGAGAAGCTGGTGACCAGCCACAAGCTGGGGGAGGAGATCGTGGCCGACGCCGTGCGATGCAAAATGAAGATCCTGCAGAACGACGGCCTGGTGACGGGGTGCTGCGCCCGGCCCCGCAAGGTCAgccaggccctgctgctgctggggggcCAGACCTTCATGTGCGACAAGATTTACATGCTGGACCATAAAACCAGCGAGATCATCCCTCGTGCCGACATCCCCAGCCCCCGCAAGGAGTGCAGTGCCTGCGCCATCGGCTGCAAGGTCTACATCACCGGCGGCAAGGGCTCCGAGAACGGCGCGTCCAGGGACGTCTGGGTGTACGACACCCTCCACGACGAGTGGGCCAAAGCTGCTCCCATGCTGGTGGCGCGGTTTGGCCACGGCTCTGCCGAGCTGGACCACTGCCTGTACGTGGTGGGGGGTCACACGGCCATGAACGGGGCCTTCCCGGCCTCTCCCTCCGTGTCCCTCAAGCAGGTGGAGCACTATGACCCTCAGCTGGACAAGTGGTCGCTGGTGGCTCCTCTCCGGGAAGGTGTGAGCAACGCCGCCGTGGTGGGGGCCAAGATGAAGCTGTTTGTGTTTGGGGGCACCAGCGCCAACCAGAACAAGCTGCCCAAGGTGCAGTGCTTCGACCCCTGCCAGAACCGCTGGACGGTGCCCgccagctgcccccagccctggcgcTACACGGCCGCCGCCGTGGTGGGCAGCCACGTCATCGTCATCGGCGGGGACACGGAGTTCTCCGCCAGCTCCGCTTACCGCTTCCACAGCGACACCTTCCAGTGGTCCAAGTTTGGGGACGTCACGGCCAAGTGCATCAGCTGCCGCGCTGTCACCTCAGGGAACAGGCTCTACGTGGTGGGGGGCTACTGCGGGGCTCAGCGCTGCAAAACCCTGGACTGCTACGACCCCTCGTCCGACACCTGGAGCAGCGTCACCACAGTGCCCTACTCCCTCATCCCCACCGCCTTCGTCAGCACCTGGAAGTACCTGTCGGCCTGA